In Ectothiorhodospira sp. BSL-9, a single window of DNA contains:
- the nuoI gene encoding NADH-quinone oxidoreductase subunit NuoI translates to MGTAIRQFFKTFLLWELLLGMKLTGRHLFERKITVQYPDETTPISPRFRGLHALRRYPNGEERCIACKLCEAVCPALAITIESEQRDDGTRRTTRYDIDLFKCIYCGFCEEACPVDSIVETHIQHYHFENRGEQIMTKDKLLAIGDKYEQEIAAARAVDAPYR, encoded by the coding sequence ATGGGCACGGCCATTCGTCAGTTCTTCAAGACCTTCCTGCTCTGGGAGCTGCTGCTGGGCATGAAATTGACCGGCCGCCACCTCTTCGAGCGCAAGATCACGGTGCAGTATCCGGACGAGACGACCCCCATATCGCCCCGGTTCCGCGGGCTGCACGCCCTGCGCCGTTATCCCAACGGTGAGGAGCGCTGCATTGCCTGCAAGCTCTGCGAGGCCGTGTGCCCCGCGCTGGCGATCACCATCGAGTCGGAGCAGCGTGATGATGGCACTCGACGCACCACGCGCTACGACATCGACCTGTTCAAGTGCATCTATTGCGGATTCTGCGAGGAGGCCTGTCCGGTGGACTCCATCGTCGAGACCCATATCCAGCATTATCACTTCGAAAACCGGGGTGAGCAGATCATGACCAAGGACAAGCTCCTGGCCATTGGTGACAAGTACGAACAAGAAATCGCCGCGGCCCGGGCGGTCGACGCGCCCTATCGTTGA
- the nuoE gene encoding NADH-quinone oxidoreductase subunit NuoE — MSANPTQRKSDLLSEHIRHEIDDWLARYPEDQRQSAVLGALRAVQHEHGHLSTEMMDAVADYIGMPEIAVYEAGSFYSMFELEPVGKHSISVCTNISCMLRGGDKILEHLEKKLGVGLGESTPDGRFFLKREEECLAGCCGAPMMQVNHVYHEHLTPERVDEILDKLD; from the coding sequence ATGTCAGCCAATCCGACTCAACGCAAGTCCGACCTGCTCAGCGAGCACATCCGCCATGAGATCGACGACTGGCTCGCCCGCTACCCGGAGGATCAGCGTCAGTCCGCTGTGCTGGGTGCGCTGCGGGCGGTTCAGCACGAGCATGGTCATCTGTCCACCGAGATGATGGACGCGGTGGCCGACTATATCGGCATGCCCGAGATCGCCGTCTACGAGGCGGGCAGCTTCTACTCCATGTTCGAACTGGAGCCGGTGGGCAAGCACAGCATTTCGGTGTGCACCAACATCTCCTGCATGCTGCGGGGCGGCGACAAGATCCTGGAACACCTGGAGAAGAAGCTGGGTGTGGGCCTGGGCGAGTCGACCCCCGACGGCCGTTTTTTCCTCAAGCGTGAGGAAGAATGCCTGGCCGGGTGCTGCGGCGCCCCCATGATGCAGGTGAACCACGTCTATCACGAGCATCTCACCCCCGAGCGGGTGGATGAGATCCTCGACAAGCTGGACTGA
- a CDS encoding NADH-quinone oxidoreductase subunit C, whose translation MSEKLDRLAACLEKKFKGRLQGLTQARGEITIQVAPDDWLPLARMLRDDPELGFEILVDVCGVDYMAYGVTEWATEASSSEGFSRGVEEATFGRFTFDEAPAAGGHEGPRFAAVYHLLSIAHNHRLRVRCFCPDDEFPMVPSVVEVWSCANWFEREAFDLFGIVFEGHPDLRRILTDYGFVGHPFRKDFPLVGHVEMRYDPEQQRVIYQPVTIEPRVLVPRVIRDDHRYLDDSAEETSADA comes from the coding sequence ATGAGCGAGAAACTCGACAGACTGGCCGCGTGCCTGGAGAAAAAGTTCAAGGGCCGGCTGCAGGGTCTGACCCAGGCGCGTGGCGAGATCACCATTCAGGTGGCGCCGGACGACTGGTTGCCCCTGGCGCGCATGCTGCGGGACGATCCCGAACTGGGTTTTGAGATCCTCGTCGATGTCTGCGGCGTGGATTATATGGCCTACGGCGTGACCGAATGGGCCACGGAGGCCTCCAGCAGCGAGGGCTTCAGTCGCGGTGTGGAAGAGGCCACCTTCGGGCGCTTCACCTTCGACGAGGCCCCCGCTGCCGGAGGGCACGAGGGGCCGCGCTTCGCTGCGGTCTATCACCTGCTGTCCATCGCCCACAACCACCGCCTGCGCGTGCGCTGCTTCTGTCCCGACGACGAATTCCCCATGGTGCCATCAGTGGTGGAGGTGTGGTCCTGCGCCAACTGGTTCGAGCGTGAGGCCTTCGACCTTTTCGGAATCGTTTTCGAGGGGCACCCGGATTTGCGTCGGATCCTGACTGATTATGGTTTCGTGGGTCACCCCTTCCGCAAGGACTTCCCCCTGGTGGGGCATGTGGAGATGCGCTACGACCCGGAGCAACAGCGGGTGATCTATCAGCCGGTGACCATCGAGCCCCGTGTGCTGGTACCTCGGGTCATCCGCGACGATCACCGTTATCTGGATGACTCGGCCGAGGAGACATCCGCCGATGCCTGA
- the nuoH gene encoding NADH-quinone oxidoreductase subunit NuoH has translation MQQAMIQFWEGLPLIVQINLKIMAILTPLMLAVAYTTFAERKIIGYMQVRVGPNRVGPRGWLQPIADALKLLTKEVVIPTNANRYLFLIAPVLAIAPALAAWAVVPFDDGMVLADINAGLLFLLALTSMGVYGIIIAGWASNSRYALLGSMRSAAQIISYEIAMGFALVGVIMAAGSLNVGEIVMAQQGSVYHWFLLPLFPLFLVYFISGVAETNRAPFDVAEGESEIVAGFHVEYSGMAFAVFFLAEYANMILISALTALLFLGGWLSPFEGILPESAFAIPVLGWLLDSGIHWFLIKTAFFLFLFLWFRATFPRYRYDHIMRLGWKVLIPVTIVWLFVAGVAVAIGVGPWFA, from the coding sequence ATGCAGCAAGCCATGATTCAGTTCTGGGAAGGGTTGCCGTTGATCGTACAGATCAACCTCAAGATCATGGCAATCCTCACACCGCTGATGCTGGCGGTGGCGTATACCACCTTCGCCGAGCGCAAGATCATCGGCTACATGCAGGTGCGGGTGGGCCCCAACCGGGTCGGTCCCCGAGGCTGGCTGCAGCCCATTGCCGATGCGCTCAAGCTGCTCACCAAGGAGGTGGTGATCCCCACCAATGCCAACCGGTACCTGTTCCTGATCGCTCCGGTACTGGCCATTGCTCCGGCCCTGGCGGCGTGGGCGGTGGTGCCCTTCGACGATGGCATGGTACTGGCGGATATCAACGCCGGCCTGCTCTTCCTGCTGGCCCTCACCTCCATGGGGGTGTACGGCATCATCATCGCGGGCTGGGCCTCCAATTCCCGCTACGCGCTGCTGGGTTCCATGCGCTCGGCGGCCCAGATCATCTCCTACGAGATCGCCATGGGGTTCGCCCTGGTGGGGGTGATCATGGCTGCGGGCAGCCTCAACGTGGGGGAGATCGTGATGGCTCAGCAGGGCAGCGTCTATCATTGGTTCCTGCTGCCGCTGTTCCCCCTGTTCCTGGTGTACTTCATCTCCGGGGTGGCCGAGACCAACCGCGCACCCTTCGACGTGGCGGAAGGGGAGTCGGAAATCGTCGCGGGTTTCCACGTGGAATACTCGGGCATGGCATTTGCCGTGTTCTTCCTGGCCGAGTACGCCAACATGATCCTCATCTCGGCCCTCACCGCCCTGCTGTTCCTGGGAGGATGGCTGTCGCCGTTCGAGGGGATCCTGCCCGAGTCCGCCTTCGCCATTCCGGTGCTCGGCTGGCTTCTCGACAGTGGCATCCACTGGTTCCTGATCAAGACGGCCTTCTTCCTGTTCCTTTTCCTTTGGTTCCGCGCCACCTTCCCCCGGTATCGCTATGACCACATCATGCGCCTGGGCTGGAAGGTGCTTATTCCCGTGACCATTGTCTGGCTGTTTGTCGCGGGTGTCGCCGTGGCCATCGGCGTCGGACCCTGGTTCGCGTGA
- the nuoG gene encoding NADH-quinone oxidoreductase subunit NuoG yields MSEDLVNFEVDGIPLKAEKGSMLIRATDAAGIHIPRFCYHDKLSVAANCRMCLVEVERAPKPMPACATPVAEGMKVYTRSPKALAAQKATMEFLLINHPLDCPVCDQGGECELQDVSMGFGEDISRYSEPKRAVKDQDIGPLIATEMTRCIHCTRCVRFGDEIAGMRELGATGRGENMEIGTFVAKTVASELSGNVIDLCPVGALTAKPSRFTYRAWELVQHATVAPHDCVGSNLYLHTYNGHAMRVVPRRNDGVNETWISDRDRFSYTGLSAEDRLTQPMIRQKGEWVVTDWETALTRVVEGLRDQPAEACGALLSPQASLEELYLAQQWLRGLGIHHLDHRLRQSDFSDQDRAPLFPYLGGSLESLEQVSACLLVGSNIRKDQPLAAHRLRKAALEGAAIMAINSRDFPFHFPVEPRVVVDPQGMVMTLAAVAAAALEKAGGSTPRGFADLLKAAQITDEARAMAERLAGEGDARILLGIQAQHHPQFSLLRALGGVIADLTGATLGYLSEGGNAAGAWLAGAVPHRGPGGADLETAGQPAGDWLSGAPKGCVLLNVEPDLDCADPAQAMQTLENADFVVALTPFAGESLRKVAHVLLPVSTFVETAGTYVNAEGRWQSVKGAATPPGEARPAWKVLRVLGNMCDLAGFEYLSSEQVRDEVKARLAEAGVGDFDTRVHHDGSKLPVPPKAAGLQRVSSVGLYAIDSLVRRSRPLQATPDAGDGDAARINAVQARSLDLSEATEVVVRQGKLTARMPLVIDESIPEGCAWLPAGVSVTCGLGPSHGPVEFHKV; encoded by the coding sequence ATGAGTGAGGATCTGGTCAATTTCGAGGTCGACGGTATCCCCTTGAAGGCGGAAAAGGGGAGCATGCTGATCCGTGCGACGGACGCGGCGGGTATCCACATCCCGCGGTTCTGTTATCACGACAAGCTGTCCGTGGCCGCCAACTGCCGCATGTGCCTGGTGGAGGTGGAGCGGGCACCCAAGCCCATGCCCGCCTGCGCCACACCGGTGGCCGAGGGCATGAAGGTCTATACCCGCTCGCCCAAGGCCCTGGCCGCGCAGAAGGCGACCATGGAGTTTCTGCTGATCAATCATCCCCTGGACTGCCCGGTCTGTGATCAGGGCGGGGAGTGCGAGCTGCAGGATGTATCCATGGGCTTTGGGGAGGACATCTCCCGCTACAGCGAACCCAAGCGGGCGGTGAAGGATCAGGATATCGGCCCGCTGATCGCCACTGAGATGACCCGCTGCATCCATTGCACCCGCTGTGTGCGCTTTGGCGACGAGATCGCCGGCATGCGCGAGCTGGGTGCCACGGGCCGCGGCGAGAACATGGAGATCGGCACCTTCGTGGCCAAGACCGTGGCTTCCGAGCTATCCGGCAATGTGATTGATCTGTGCCCGGTGGGCGCCCTGACCGCCAAGCCCTCGCGCTTCACCTATCGGGCCTGGGAGCTGGTCCAGCACGCCACCGTGGCCCCTCATGACTGTGTCGGCTCGAATCTCTATCTGCACACCTACAACGGGCACGCCATGCGCGTTGTGCCCCGGCGAAATGACGGCGTCAACGAGACCTGGATCTCCGACCGGGATCGCTTCAGCTACACCGGTCTGTCTGCCGAAGATCGCCTGACTCAACCCATGATTCGCCAGAAGGGTGAGTGGGTGGTCACTGACTGGGAAACGGCGTTGACCCGCGTGGTGGAAGGATTGCGGGATCAACCTGCCGAGGCCTGTGGGGCCTTGCTCTCTCCCCAGGCCAGCCTGGAGGAACTCTATCTGGCGCAGCAGTGGCTGCGTGGCCTGGGCATCCATCACCTGGATCACCGCCTGCGCCAATCCGACTTCTCGGATCAGGATCGTGCCCCGCTGTTCCCCTATCTGGGCGGTAGCCTGGAATCCCTGGAGCAGGTTTCCGCCTGTCTGCTGGTGGGCTCCAATATTCGCAAGGATCAACCCCTGGCGGCGCATCGTCTGCGCAAGGCCGCGCTGGAAGGCGCAGCCATCATGGCCATCAATTCCCGCGACTTCCCTTTCCATTTCCCGGTGGAGCCCCGGGTGGTGGTGGATCCCCAGGGCATGGTGATGACACTGGCAGCGGTGGCCGCCGCGGCCCTGGAAAAGGCCGGCGGCAGCACGCCGCGCGGTTTCGCGGATCTGCTCAAGGCCGCCCAGATCACCGACGAGGCCCGCGCCATGGCCGAGAGGCTGGCAGGGGAGGGCGATGCACGCATCCTGCTGGGCATCCAGGCTCAACATCATCCTCAGTTCTCGCTCTTGCGCGCCCTGGGGGGTGTCATCGCCGATCTCACGGGTGCCACCCTGGGTTATCTCTCCGAGGGCGGCAATGCCGCGGGTGCCTGGCTGGCCGGTGCCGTGCCCCATCGGGGCCCCGGCGGGGCGGACCTGGAGACGGCCGGGCAGCCGGCGGGTGACTGGTTATCGGGCGCTCCCAAGGGGTGTGTGCTGCTGAACGTGGAACCCGATCTGGATTGTGCCGATCCCGCCCAGGCGATGCAGACCCTCGAGAACGCCGATTTCGTGGTGGCCCTGACGCCATTTGCCGGGGAGTCCTTGCGCAAGGTGGCCCATGTGCTCCTGCCCGTGTCCACCTTTGTCGAGACCGCCGGTACCTACGTGAATGCCGAGGGTCGCTGGCAGAGCGTGAAGGGTGCCGCCACGCCCCCGGGCGAAGCGCGCCCTGCCTGGAAGGTGCTGCGGGTGCTGGGAAACATGTGTGATCTTGCCGGCTTCGAGTATCTGTCGTCCGAGCAGGTTCGCGACGAGGTCAAGGCACGTCTGGCAGAGGCCGGGGTGGGTGACTTCGACACGCGGGTACACCATGACGGCAGCAAGCTGCCGGTGCCACCCAAGGCCGCCGGTCTGCAGCGGGTGTCATCGGTGGGTCTGTATGCGATTGATTCGCTGGTGCGTCGTTCGCGTCCGCTGCAGGCCACGCCAGACGCCGGAGACGGCGATGCGGCGCGGATCAATGCGGTCCAGGCACGTAGCCTGGATCTGTCCGAGGCCACTGAGGTGGTGGTGCGTCAGGGCAAACTGACCGCACGCATGCCGCTGGTGATCGACGAGAGCATCCCCGAGGGGTGTGCCTGGCTGCCTGCGGGCGTCAGTGTCACCTGCGGCCTGGGGCCGTCCCACGGGCCGGTGGAATTCCACAAGGTTTGA
- the nuoF gene encoding NADH-quinone oxidoreductase subunit NuoF — protein sequence MANRICFITRGFDEPWTYENYLKVGGYQALGKILKGELSQEAVIEEVKASNLRGRGGAGFPAGLKWSFMPRTAPGQKYVVCNSDESEPGTCKDRDILRFNPHALVEGMAIAGFAIGATVGYNYMRGEFLDEPYQRFSQAVKEAYEHGWLGKNIQGSGIDFDLYPTLGAGAYICGEETALLDSLEGKKGMPRFKPPFPANFGLYGRPTTINNTETLASVPIIIREGGQWFADMGVERSGGEKLFSVSGHVEKPGNFEVPLGTPFSELLEMAGGVWKGRKLKAVIPGGSSVPVVPGDIMLKTHMDYDAIVKAGSMLGSGAVIVMDETTDMVRALQRISRFYFAESCGQCTPCREGTGWLYRVLTRIVEGQGRMEDLERLDDVAAKIEGRTICALGDAAAMPVRSFVKHFRHEFQHYIEHGRSLVADAA from the coding sequence ATGGCGAATCGTATCTGTTTCATCACCCGGGGTTTTGACGAACCCTGGACCTACGAGAACTACCTCAAGGTGGGTGGCTATCAGGCCCTGGGGAAGATCCTCAAGGGTGAGCTGTCCCAGGAGGCGGTGATCGAGGAGGTCAAGGCCTCGAACCTGCGTGGGCGGGGCGGAGCCGGTTTTCCTGCAGGCCTCAAGTGGAGTTTCATGCCCCGCACGGCGCCCGGGCAGAAATACGTGGTCTGTAATTCGGATGAGTCCGAGCCGGGCACCTGCAAGGACCGCGATATCCTGCGTTTCAACCCCCACGCCCTCGTGGAGGGCATGGCCATCGCCGGCTTCGCCATCGGCGCGACGGTGGGGTACAACTACATGCGCGGCGAGTTCCTGGACGAGCCCTATCAGCGATTCTCCCAGGCCGTGAAGGAGGCCTATGAGCATGGCTGGCTGGGCAAGAATATCCAGGGCTCGGGCATTGATTTCGACCTGTACCCCACACTGGGCGCCGGTGCCTATATCTGCGGTGAGGAAACCGCGCTGCTGGACTCCCTGGAAGGCAAGAAGGGCATGCCGCGTTTCAAACCGCCGTTCCCCGCCAACTTCGGGCTCTATGGTCGTCCCACCACCATCAACAATACCGAGACCCTGGCCTCGGTGCCGATCATCATCCGCGAGGGCGGGCAGTGGTTTGCCGACATGGGTGTGGAGCGATCCGGGGGCGAGAAGCTGTTTTCGGTGTCCGGTCACGTGGAAAAGCCCGGTAATTTCGAGGTCCCTCTGGGCACGCCCTTCAGCGAACTGCTGGAGATGGCGGGCGGCGTCTGGAAGGGGCGCAAGCTCAAGGCCGTGATTCCCGGTGGCTCCTCGGTGCCGGTGGTGCCCGGTGACATCATGCTCAAGACCCATATGGATTACGACGCCATCGTCAAGGCGGGCTCCATGCTCGGCTCCGGTGCCGTTATCGTGATGGATGAGACCACCGATATGGTCAGGGCACTGCAGCGGATCTCGCGGTTTTACTTCGCCGAATCCTGTGGCCAGTGCACACCCTGCCGGGAAGGCACCGGCTGGTTGTACCGGGTACTGACCCGGATCGTGGAAGGGCAGGGTCGCATGGAAGACCTGGAGCGTCTGGACGACGTGGCCGCCAAGATCGAAGGTCGCACCATCTGTGCCCTGGGGGACGCTGCCGCCATGCCGGTGCGCAGTTTCGTCAAGCACTTCAGGCATGAGTTCCAACACTACATCGAGCATGGCCGCAGCCTCGTGGCAGACGCGGCCTGA
- the secG gene encoding preprotein translocase subunit SecG: MLYSILLVVQVVLSIGLIVLVLLQHGKGADAGAAFGSGASATVFGARGSANLLTRATALTATGFIINSLVLTYLVANRPDAPSVIDLIDTTPQRVEQPATMPPEDDDSGEDVGPVDVPN; encoded by the coding sequence ATGCTGTATAGCATTTTATTGGTAGTTCAGGTAGTCTTGTCCATCGGTTTGATCGTGCTGGTTTTGTTGCAGCATGGCAAGGGAGCTGATGCGGGAGCGGCCTTTGGCAGCGGCGCCTCGGCTACCGTTTTCGGGGCCCGGGGCTCAGCCAATCTGCTCACCCGGGCCACGGCATTGACCGCCACGGGGTTCATCATCAATAGCCTGGTGCTCACCTACCTGGTGGCCAATAGGCCGGATGCTCCGAGCGTCATTGATCTGATCGATACGACACCCCAGCGTGTTGAACAACCGGCCACCATGCCTCCGGAAGATGATGATTCCGGGGAGGATGTCGGCCCGGTGGACGTCCCCAACTAA
- a CDS encoding NADH-quinone oxidoreductase subunit A, with amino-acid sequence MLENYLPVLVFIGIGVLVGVIPLALGMAVGPSRPDAAKGSPYECGFEAFEDSRIKFDVRFYLVAILFIIFDLEIAFLFPWAVALDSIGMFGLLAMAMFLGILVIGFIYEWKKGALEWE; translated from the coding sequence ATGCTCGAAAACTACCTGCCTGTACTGGTGTTCATCGGCATCGGCGTGCTCGTTGGGGTGATTCCTCTCGCTCTGGGCATGGCAGTGGGGCCCAGTCGCCCTGACGCCGCCAAGGGCTCCCCTTACGAATGCGGTTTCGAGGCCTTTGAGGACTCCCGCATCAAATTTGACGTCAGGTTCTACCTGGTCGCCATCCTCTTTATCATCTTCGATCTGGAAATCGCGTTTCTCTTTCCCTGGGCCGTCGCCCTGGATTCCATTGGAATGTTCGGGCTTCTGGCCATGGCCATGTTCCTGGGTATTCTGGTGATCGGGTTCATTTACGAGTGGAAGAAGGGGGCCCTGGAATGGGAATAG
- a CDS encoding NADH-quinone oxidoreductase subunit J, with translation MTFEAFLFYFFSVVLVGSAVAVITVRNPVHAALFLVLAFVATAAHWIMLEAEFLGILLVLVYVGAVMVLFLFVVMMLDINMSRIREGFMKLLPVGIVVAVGMMVVMAMVVGAQVFQVEPPVPASADYSNTEALGQLLYTEYVYPFEIAAVILLVAIIAAIVLTLRKRPDTRYLDPAKQIQIRREDRVRMVKMESEKKQG, from the coding sequence ATGACTTTCGAAGCATTCCTGTTTTATTTCTTCTCGGTGGTCCTGGTGGGATCTGCCGTGGCGGTGATCACCGTGCGCAACCCTGTGCATGCGGCACTGTTTCTGGTGCTGGCCTTCGTTGCCACGGCTGCCCACTGGATCATGCTGGAGGCGGAATTCCTCGGCATCCTGCTGGTGCTGGTCTACGTGGGCGCGGTCATGGTGCTGTTCCTGTTCGTGGTCATGATGCTGGACATCAATATGTCGCGTATCCGTGAGGGCTTCATGAAGCTCCTGCCGGTGGGCATCGTGGTGGCGGTGGGCATGATGGTGGTCATGGCCATGGTGGTGGGTGCCCAGGTCTTCCAGGTGGAACCGCCGGTCCCGGCCAGCGCCGACTACAGCAACACCGAGGCCTTGGGTCAGTTGCTGTACACCGAATACGTTTATCCATTCGAGATCGCCGCAGTGATCCTGCTGGTGGCCATCATCGCCGCCATCGTGCTCACCCTGCGGAAGCGCCCCGACACCCGCTATCTGGATCCGGCCAAACAGATCCAGATCCGGCGGGAAGACCGGGTACGCATGGTGAAAATGGAATCGGAAAAGAAACAAGGGTAG
- the nuoK gene encoding NADH-quinone oxidoreductase subunit NuoK: protein MIPLSHYLVLGAILFALSVTGIFLNRKNLIILLMCIELMLLAVNMNFVAFSHYLGDLAGQVFVFFILTVAAAEAAIGLAILVLVFRNRETINVQDLDEMKG from the coding sequence ATGATTCCTCTGTCGCATTACCTCGTTCTGGGGGCGATCCTGTTCGCGCTCAGCGTGACCGGGATCTTCCTGAACCGGAAAAACCTGATCATTCTGCTCATGTGCATCGAGCTGATGCTCCTGGCGGTGAACATGAATTTCGTGGCCTTCTCCCACTACCTGGGGGACCTGGCTGGCCAGGTGTTCGTGTTCTTCATCCTCACCGTGGCCGCTGCCGAGGCAGCCATCGGGCTGGCCATCCTGGTCCTGGTTTTCCGTAACCGAGAGACCATCAATGTCCAGGATCTGGACGAGATGAAGGGGTAA
- a CDS encoding NADH-quinone oxidoreductase subunit D: protein MPEIRNYTLNFGPQHPAAHGVLRLVLEMDGEVVQRADPHIGLLHRGTEKLAESKPYNQSIGYMDRLDYMSMMCNEHGYCMAIERLLGIEPPLRAQYIRVMFDEITRILNHLLWLGTHALDVGAMTMFLYCFREREDLVDCYEAVSGSRMHATYYRPGGVARDLPDTMAQYQPSRWKSKADVAFLNRERQGGLLDFIEAFTERFPTKVDEYETLLTENRIWRQRTVGIGVVGPERALQLGFTGPMLRGSGVEWDLRKKQPYAAYDRVDFDIPVGVNGDSYDRYLVRMEEMRQSNRIIRQCVEWLKNNPGPVRVDDRKIMAPAREEMKADMESLIHHFKLFTEGYCVPEGEAYATVEHPKGEFGVYMISDGANKPYRVKVRPPGYVHLSALDEMSRGHMLADVVTLIGSLDIVFGEIDR, encoded by the coding sequence ATGCCTGAGATTCGCAACTACACCCTGAACTTCGGTCCCCAGCATCCGGCGGCCCATGGCGTATTGCGCCTGGTGCTGGAGATGGATGGCGAGGTGGTGCAACGAGCCGATCCGCACATCGGCCTGCTGCATCGTGGAACGGAGAAGCTGGCCGAGAGCAAGCCCTACAACCAGAGCATTGGTTACATGGATCGGCTCGATTACATGTCCATGATGTGCAACGAGCACGGCTACTGCATGGCCATCGAGCGTCTGCTGGGCATCGAGCCGCCGCTGCGAGCCCAGTACATCCGGGTGATGTTTGATGAGATCACCCGCATCCTGAATCACCTCCTGTGGCTGGGCACCCACGCCCTGGATGTGGGGGCCATGACCATGTTCCTGTACTGCTTCCGCGAGCGTGAGGACCTGGTGGATTGCTACGAGGCGGTGAGTGGTTCGCGCATGCATGCCACCTATTACCGCCCCGGCGGTGTGGCCCGGGATCTGCCCGACACCATGGCCCAGTATCAGCCGTCCCGCTGGAAGAGCAAGGCCGATGTGGCCTTTCTCAACCGGGAGCGCCAGGGTGGGTTGCTGGACTTCATCGAGGCCTTCACCGAACGCTTCCCCACCAAGGTGGATGAGTACGAGACCCTGCTCACCGAGAACCGCATCTGGCGCCAGCGCACGGTGGGTATCGGTGTGGTCGGTCCGGAGCGCGCGCTGCAGCTGGGCTTCACCGGGCCCATGCTGCGTGGCTCGGGGGTGGAGTGGGACCTGCGCAAGAAACAGCCTTACGCCGCCTACGATCGCGTGGACTTTGACATCCCTGTGGGCGTTAACGGCGACTCCTACGATCGCTACCTGGTGCGCATGGAAGAAATGCGCCAGTCCAACCGGATCATCCGCCAGTGCGTGGAATGGCTGAAGAACAATCCCGGCCCGGTGCGTGTGGACGATCGCAAGATCATGGCGCCGGCTCGGGAAGAGATGAAGGCGGATATGGAATCCCTGATTCACCACTTCAAGCTCTTCACCGAGGGCTACTGTGTGCCGGAGGGAGAAGCCTACGCCACGGTGGAGCATCCCAAGGGGGAGTTCGGCGTTTACATGATTTCCGATGGGGCCAACAAGCCCTATCGGGTGAAGGTGCGGCCGCCGGGTTACGTGCACCTTTCGGCCCTGGATGAAATGTCCCGAGGGCACATGCTGGCCGACGTGGTGACCCTGATCGGCAGCCTGGATATCGTTTTTGGGGAGATCGACCGCTGA
- a CDS encoding NADH-quinone oxidoreductase subunit B family protein: MGIEGVLEKGFVTTSADKLINWARTGSLWPMTFGLACCAIEMMHTGAARYDMDRMGVVFRPSPRQSDVMIVAGTLVNKMAPALRKVYDQMPEPRWVISMGSCANGGGYYHYSYSVVRGCDRIVPVDIYVPGCPPTAEALLYGILQLQNKIRRTHTIAR, translated from the coding sequence ATGGGAATAGAAGGCGTCCTTGAAAAAGGCTTTGTCACCACCTCTGCCGACAAGCTGATCAACTGGGCCCGCACGGGTTCCCTGTGGCCCATGACGTTCGGGCTGGCGTGTTGCGCCATCGAGATGATGCATACCGGTGCAGCGCGATACGACATGGACCGCATGGGCGTGGTGTTCCGACCCAGTCCCCGGCAATCGGATGTGATGATTGTCGCCGGCACACTGGTCAACAAGATGGCCCCCGCGCTGCGCAAGGTGTACGACCAGATGCCTGAGCCGCGCTGGGTGATTTCCATGGGGTCATGTGCCAACGGCGGTGGTTACTATCATTACTCCTATTCGGTGGTGCGTGGCTGCGATCGCATCGTCCCCGTGGACATCTATGTCCCCGGGTGTCCACCCACTGCCGAAGCGCTGCTGTACGGAATCCTGCAACTGCAGAACAAGATCCGTCGCACCCATACCATCGCCCGCTGA